Proteins encoded within one genomic window of Apis mellifera strain DH4 linkage group LG1, Amel_HAv3.1, whole genome shotgun sequence:
- the LOC552221 gene encoding F-BAR domain only protein 2 isoform X5, with protein sequence MTVDFADYFWGEKNNGFDVLYHNMKHGAVASKELAEFLKERSTIEENNYKVLSKLAKQAGSSSSIQGTFAPVWAALRGAAEKLAGLHLQMAQRVTELIKDVSKYTDELHKKHKAVKEEESSTLEIVQNIQSITVTLHKAKDMRTQKSLELEKLKKDNASQKELEKAEIKFKKAQDDYKTLVDKYMIIRNDFQTKMTQACRRFQDVEETHLKHMKEFLNIYADVLQSNHEQVGQVHIDFKRQCLDMTVDKLLEQFVQSKSTGFEKPGTFEYEEIMTSLGEMTSHSQLESNIETSKETSKGANGETGVAGNTHSSKNDRVLKGEGCQVDEEKGTVQEKENERLNERDRELSHVQATKASRRTTSLLNLFMSNSQAMSVVSDKQKQAGSGSAPATPQGNNLPPAVPPPSISRNPLRGSKWFLRSRREKRKEKKAKKKKDIVETSSNKEEKEDKDDSRKSETPTPEVDEDGFCIRPKTEPWENEKGFYSSSDTDSEDDRERKIRVEIKPLSNGGAPMSASVDELRATVENLSLSPAPTGRRGSNTDSDHHMKRSQSVSQQLGGKPSSDLLGLNLFNPSSTPSSASTPTGSHPYAPLQSPPPLSLSPTPQPQPPQSAPPTHPHPRFPDGDLFSEVGDITPALPPKQSASSTPTGSIIIPRPPSRRGEGPSPRGRNSPATISRADSVASLEFRTAGVGVGSSRGPSPLTIGLADTIPLAVAFHEIVHSYFRGTDETRCQVKLSGDMMLSFPAGIVTVLANNPNPAKLTFRVRNSNRLEKLFPNNQLVSMDATQTTVDSTIFEFNMSALTTLLRKQAEQNPSASYFNVDILKYQIKCKEGAGSCPFQLVAYWKCETTHTDLKIDYKYNSRAMASPSPLLNLHVAAPIDGGFKSLNSKPQAQWLSETNRILWKFTELSQHSEGNGVGSLKARVELGHGPGNQGTIFTQFNCEGTTLSGVEFELLGPGYRLSLVKRRFVSGKYICDGDSDSRSRYAAPPSNVD encoded by the exons ATGACTGTGGATTTCGCCGACTACTTTTGG gGCGAAAAGAATAATGGATTTGACGTGTTATATCATAACATGAAGCATGGTGCAGTTGCAAGTAAGGAGTTGGCTGAGTTTCTAAAAGAACGATCAactatagaagaaaataattataaagttctAAGTAAACTTGCAAAACAAGCTGGCAGTAGCAGTAGTATACAAGGAACATTTGCACCTGTTTGGGCTGCCTTAAGAGGCGCAGCAGAAAAACTTGCTGGCTTACATTTGCAAATGGCCCAAAGGGTCACTGAACTAATAAAAGATGTATCAAAATATACAGATGAATTGCATAAGAAACATAAGGCt gtaaaagaagaagaatcatcCACCTTGGAAATTGTACAGAATATACAGAGTATCACTGTAACTTTACATAAAGCAAAAGATATGCGTACACAAAAGAGTctggaattggaaaaattaaagaaagacaaTGCCAGtcaaaaagaattagaaaaagcagaaattaagtttaaaaaagcACAGGATGATTATAAAACTTTGgttgataaatatatgatcATACGGAATGATTTTCAAACCAAAATGACTCAAGCATGCAGG cgATTTCAAGATGTGGAAGAGACACATTTAAAACATAtgaaggaatttttaaatatttatgcagaTGTTTTACAATCAAATCATGAACAAGTTGGTCAAGTTCATATAGATTTTAAACGACAATGTTTGGATATGACAGTGGACAAACTTCTAGAACAATTTGTACAAAGCAAATCCACAGGTTTTGAAAAACcag GTACATTCGAATATGAAGAAATCATGACAAGTTTAGGAGAAATGACCAGTCATTCTCAATTGGAAAGCAATATTGAAACATCTAAGGAAACATCAAAAGGAGCAAATGGAGAAACAGGCGTTGCGGGTAACACTCACAGTTCAAAAAACGATCGGGTATTAAAAGGGGAGGGTTGTCAGGTGGATGAGGAAAAGGGGACGgtacaagaaaaagaaaatgaaagactGAATGAAAGGGATAGAGAACTGTCACATGTACAAGCCACCAAGGCTTCCCGCCGTACTACCTCGCTACTCAACCTGTTCATGTCCAACTCCCAGG CAATGAGTGTTGTTTCAGACAAACAGAAGCAAGCAGGGTCTGGTTCGGCACCTGCAACTCCTCAGGGGAACAACCTGCCTCCTGCTGTTCCACCTCCCAGCATCTCCAGGAACCCTCTCAGAGGATCTAAAT GGTTTCTTCGCagcagaagagaaaaaagaaaagaaaagaaggcaaaaaagaagaaggatatTGTGGAAACGAGCAGcaacaaagaagaaaa gGAGGATAAGGATGACAGTAGAAAATCTGAAACACCAACACCGGAAGTAGACGAAGATGGTTTTTGTATTAGACCTAAAACAGAACCATGGGAGAATGAGAAAGGATTTTATTCCAGTTCAGATACCGATTCCGAAGATGATAGAGAACGAAAAATTCGAGTAGAAATAAAACCACTTAGCAATGGCGGAGCACCTATGAGCGCAAGTGTGGACGAGCTTAGGGCAACGgtggaaaatttatctttatcgcCTGCACCAACg GGACGCAGAGGCTCAAATACCGACTCAGATCATCATATGAAAAGGTCTCAGTCAGTGTCACAGCAATTAGGAGGTAAGCCAAGCTCGGATTTACTTGGCCTAAACTTGTTCAATCCTAGCAGTACACCATCGAGCGCCTCAACGCCGACTGGTAGTCATCCATACGCGCCATTGCAAAGTCCTCCGCCGCTGTCTTTGTCACCGACGCCTCAACCACAGCCGCCACAATCCGCACCACCTACACATCCTCATCCACGATTCCCTG aTGGAGATTTATTTTCGGAAGTAGGAGACATTACTCCGGCCTTACCTCCAAAACAATCCGCTTCTTCTACTCCGACAGGATCTATTATCATTCCTAGACCACCATCCCGAAGAGGAGAAGGTCCTTCGCCAAGAGGTAGAAATTCACCAGCGACTATATCCAGAGCTGATAGCGTAGCTAGTTTAGAGTTTCGTACAGCCGGCGTTGGAGTTGGCTCTTCCAGAGGTCCATCGCCACTCACAATAGGACTTGCAGATACTATTCCTTTAGCAGTCGCCTTCCATGAAATAGTACACTCTTACTTTAGAGGTACTGATGAAACACGATGTCAGGTGAAACTCAGTGGAGATATGATGTTATCATTTCCTGCCGGTATTGTCACTGTGTTGGCGAATAATCCTAATCCTGCAAAACTAACGTTTCGCGTGCGCAACAGTAatagattggaaaaattgttccCTAATAATCAACTCGTTAGCAT gGATGCCACACAGACAACTGTTGACAgtacaatttttgaattcaacATGAGTGCCTTAACTACATTGTTACGCAAACAGGCTGAACAAAATCCTTCGGCTTCATATTTTAATGTCGATATACtcaaatatcaaatcaaaTGCAAGGAAGGCGCGGGTTCATGTCCTTTCCAGTTAGTTGCCTATTGGAAATGTGAAACGACTCATACAGACCTTAAG attgattataaatataatagtcgCGCTATGGCTTCTCCAAGTCCATTATTAAATCTCCATGTGGCTGCACCCATAGATGGaggttttaaatcattaaacagTAAACCTCAAGCACAATGGTTATCAGAAACAAATCGGATATTATGGAAGTTCACAGAATTATCACAGCATAGTGAAGGTAATGGTGTAGGTTCTTTGAAAGCACGAGTGGAGCTAGGACATGGGCCAGGAAATCAAGGAACTATATTTACACAGTTTAATTGCGAAGGGACCACATTATCTGGAGTTGAGTTTGAACTTTTAGGCCCGGGATATAGATTAAGTTTAGTAAAACGTAGATTCGTATCTG GAAAGTATATTTGTGATGGAGATTCTGATTCACGAAGTAGATATGCTGCTCCACCATCGAATGTGGATTGA
- the LOC552221 gene encoding F-BAR domain only protein 2 isoform X4, protein MTVDFADYFWGEKNNGFDVLYHNMKHGAVASKELAEFLKERSTIEENNYKVLSKLAKQAGSSSSIQGTFAPVWAALRGAAEKLAGLHLQMAQRVTELIKDVSKYTDELHKKHKAVKEEESSTLEIVQNIQSITVTLHKAKDMRTQKSLELEKLKKDNASQKELEKAEIKFKKAQDDYKTLVDKYMIIRNDFQTKMTQACRRFQDVEETHLKHMKEFLNIYADVLQSNHEQVGQVHIDFKRQCLDMTVDKLLEQFVQSKSTGFEKPGTFEYEEIMTSLGEMTSHSQLESNIETSKETSKGANGETGVAGNTHSSKNDRVLKGEGCQVDEEKGTVQEKENERLNERDRELSHVQATKASRRTTSLLNLFMSNSQAMSVVSDKQKQAGSGSAPATPQGNNLPPAVPPPSISRNPLRGSKWFLRSRREKRKEKKAKKKKDIVETSSNKEEKSDLEDKDDSRKSETPTPEVDEDGFCIRPKTEPWENEKGFYSSSDTDSEDDRERKIRVEIKPLSNGGAPMSASVDELRATVENLSLSPAPTGRRGSNTDSDHHMKRSQSVSQQLGGKPSSDLLGLNLFNPSSTPSSASTPTGSHPYAPLQSPPPLSLSPTPQPQPPQSAPPTHPHPRFPDGDLFSEVGDITPALPPKQSASSTPTGSIIIPRPPSRRGEGPSPRGRNSPATISRADSVASLEFRTAGVGVGSSRGPSPLTIGLADTIPLAVAFHEIVHSYFRGTDETRCQVKLSGDMMLSFPAGIVTVLANNPNPAKLTFRVRNSNRLEKLFPNNQLVSMDATQTTVDSTIFEFNMSALTTLLRKQAEQNPSASYFNVDILKYQIKCKEGAGSCPFQLVAYWKCETTHTDLKIDYKYNSRAMASPSPLLNLHVAAPIDGGFKSLNSKPQAQWLSETNRILWKFTELSQHSEGNGVGSLKARVELGHGPGNQGTIFTQFNCEGTTLSGVEFELLGPGYRLSLVKRRFVSGKYICDGDSDSRSRYAAPPSNVD, encoded by the exons ATGACTGTGGATTTCGCCGACTACTTTTGG gGCGAAAAGAATAATGGATTTGACGTGTTATATCATAACATGAAGCATGGTGCAGTTGCAAGTAAGGAGTTGGCTGAGTTTCTAAAAGAACGATCAactatagaagaaaataattataaagttctAAGTAAACTTGCAAAACAAGCTGGCAGTAGCAGTAGTATACAAGGAACATTTGCACCTGTTTGGGCTGCCTTAAGAGGCGCAGCAGAAAAACTTGCTGGCTTACATTTGCAAATGGCCCAAAGGGTCACTGAACTAATAAAAGATGTATCAAAATATACAGATGAATTGCATAAGAAACATAAGGCt gtaaaagaagaagaatcatcCACCTTGGAAATTGTACAGAATATACAGAGTATCACTGTAACTTTACATAAAGCAAAAGATATGCGTACACAAAAGAGTctggaattggaaaaattaaagaaagacaaTGCCAGtcaaaaagaattagaaaaagcagaaattaagtttaaaaaagcACAGGATGATTATAAAACTTTGgttgataaatatatgatcATACGGAATGATTTTCAAACCAAAATGACTCAAGCATGCAGG cgATTTCAAGATGTGGAAGAGACACATTTAAAACATAtgaaggaatttttaaatatttatgcagaTGTTTTACAATCAAATCATGAACAAGTTGGTCAAGTTCATATAGATTTTAAACGACAATGTTTGGATATGACAGTGGACAAACTTCTAGAACAATTTGTACAAAGCAAATCCACAGGTTTTGAAAAACcag GTACATTCGAATATGAAGAAATCATGACAAGTTTAGGAGAAATGACCAGTCATTCTCAATTGGAAAGCAATATTGAAACATCTAAGGAAACATCAAAAGGAGCAAATGGAGAAACAGGCGTTGCGGGTAACACTCACAGTTCAAAAAACGATCGGGTATTAAAAGGGGAGGGTTGTCAGGTGGATGAGGAAAAGGGGACGgtacaagaaaaagaaaatgaaagactGAATGAAAGGGATAGAGAACTGTCACATGTACAAGCCACCAAGGCTTCCCGCCGTACTACCTCGCTACTCAACCTGTTCATGTCCAACTCCCAGG CAATGAGTGTTGTTTCAGACAAACAGAAGCAAGCAGGGTCTGGTTCGGCACCTGCAACTCCTCAGGGGAACAACCTGCCTCCTGCTGTTCCACCTCCCAGCATCTCCAGGAACCCTCTCAGAGGATCTAAAT GGTTTCTTCGCagcagaagagaaaaaagaaaagaaaagaaggcaaaaaagaagaaggatatTGTGGAAACGAGCAGcaacaaagaagaaaagtcTGATCT gGAGGATAAGGATGACAGTAGAAAATCTGAAACACCAACACCGGAAGTAGACGAAGATGGTTTTTGTATTAGACCTAAAACAGAACCATGGGAGAATGAGAAAGGATTTTATTCCAGTTCAGATACCGATTCCGAAGATGATAGAGAACGAAAAATTCGAGTAGAAATAAAACCACTTAGCAATGGCGGAGCACCTATGAGCGCAAGTGTGGACGAGCTTAGGGCAACGgtggaaaatttatctttatcgcCTGCACCAACg GGACGCAGAGGCTCAAATACCGACTCAGATCATCATATGAAAAGGTCTCAGTCAGTGTCACAGCAATTAGGAGGTAAGCCAAGCTCGGATTTACTTGGCCTAAACTTGTTCAATCCTAGCAGTACACCATCGAGCGCCTCAACGCCGACTGGTAGTCATCCATACGCGCCATTGCAAAGTCCTCCGCCGCTGTCTTTGTCACCGACGCCTCAACCACAGCCGCCACAATCCGCACCACCTACACATCCTCATCCACGATTCCCTG aTGGAGATTTATTTTCGGAAGTAGGAGACATTACTCCGGCCTTACCTCCAAAACAATCCGCTTCTTCTACTCCGACAGGATCTATTATCATTCCTAGACCACCATCCCGAAGAGGAGAAGGTCCTTCGCCAAGAGGTAGAAATTCACCAGCGACTATATCCAGAGCTGATAGCGTAGCTAGTTTAGAGTTTCGTACAGCCGGCGTTGGAGTTGGCTCTTCCAGAGGTCCATCGCCACTCACAATAGGACTTGCAGATACTATTCCTTTAGCAGTCGCCTTCCATGAAATAGTACACTCTTACTTTAGAGGTACTGATGAAACACGATGTCAGGTGAAACTCAGTGGAGATATGATGTTATCATTTCCTGCCGGTATTGTCACTGTGTTGGCGAATAATCCTAATCCTGCAAAACTAACGTTTCGCGTGCGCAACAGTAatagattggaaaaattgttccCTAATAATCAACTCGTTAGCAT gGATGCCACACAGACAACTGTTGACAgtacaatttttgaattcaacATGAGTGCCTTAACTACATTGTTACGCAAACAGGCTGAACAAAATCCTTCGGCTTCATATTTTAATGTCGATATACtcaaatatcaaatcaaaTGCAAGGAAGGCGCGGGTTCATGTCCTTTCCAGTTAGTTGCCTATTGGAAATGTGAAACGACTCATACAGACCTTAAG attgattataaatataatagtcgCGCTATGGCTTCTCCAAGTCCATTATTAAATCTCCATGTGGCTGCACCCATAGATGGaggttttaaatcattaaacagTAAACCTCAAGCACAATGGTTATCAGAAACAAATCGGATATTATGGAAGTTCACAGAATTATCACAGCATAGTGAAGGTAATGGTGTAGGTTCTTTGAAAGCACGAGTGGAGCTAGGACATGGGCCAGGAAATCAAGGAACTATATTTACACAGTTTAATTGCGAAGGGACCACATTATCTGGAGTTGAGTTTGAACTTTTAGGCCCGGGATATAGATTAAGTTTAGTAAAACGTAGATTCGTATCTG GAAAGTATATTTGTGATGGAGATTCTGATTCACGAAGTAGATATGCTGCTCCACCATCGAATGTGGATTGA
- the LOC552221 gene encoding F-BAR domain only protein 2 isoform X12, translating to MTVDFADYFWVKEEESSTLEIVQNIQSITVTLHKAKDMRTQKSLELEKLKKDNASQKELEKAEIKFKKAQDDYKTLVDKYMIIRNDFQTKMTQACRRFQDVEETHLKHMKEFLNIYADVLQSNHEQVGQVHIDFKRQCLDMTVDKLLEQFVQSKSTGFEKPGTFEYEEIMTSLGEMTSHSQLESNIETSKETSKGANGETGVAGNTHSSKNDRVLKGEGCQVDEEKGTVQEKENERLNERDRELSHVQATKASRRTTSLLNLFMSNSQAMSVVSDKQKQAGSGSAPATPQGNNLPPAVPPPSISRNPLRGSKLVTRIMVPPLCTLLDQQWFLRSRREKRKEKKAKKKKDIVETSSNKEEKSDLEDKDDSRKSETPTPEVDEDGFCIRPKTEPWENEKGFYSSSDTDSEDDRERKIRVEIKPLSNGGAPMSASVDELRATVENLSLSPAPTGRRGSNTDSDHHMKRSQSVSQQLGGKPSSDLLGLNLFNPSSTPSSASTPTGSHPYAPLQSPPPLSLSPTPQPQPPQSAPPTHPHPRFPDGDLFSEVGDITPALPPKQSASSTPTGSIIIPRPPSRRGEGPSPRGRNSPATISRADSVASLEFRTAGVGVGSSRGPSPLTIGLADTIPLAVAFHEIVHSYFRGTDETRCQVKLSGDMMLSFPAGIVTVLANNPNPAKLTFRVRNSNRLEKLFPNNQLVSMDATQTTVDSTIFEFNMSALTTLLRKQAEQNPSASYFNVDILKYQIKCKEGAGSCPFQLVAYWKCETTHTDLKIDYKYNSRAMASPSPLLNLHVAAPIDGGFKSLNSKPQAQWLSETNRILWKFTELSQHSEGNGVGSLKARVELGHGPGNQGTIFTQFNCEGTTLSGVEFELLGPGYRLSLVKRRFVSGKYICDGDSDSRSRYAAPPSNVD from the exons ATGACTGTGGATTTCGCCGACTACTTTTGG gtaaaagaagaagaatcatcCACCTTGGAAATTGTACAGAATATACAGAGTATCACTGTAACTTTACATAAAGCAAAAGATATGCGTACACAAAAGAGTctggaattggaaaaattaaagaaagacaaTGCCAGtcaaaaagaattagaaaaagcagaaattaagtttaaaaaagcACAGGATGATTATAAAACTTTGgttgataaatatatgatcATACGGAATGATTTTCAAACCAAAATGACTCAAGCATGCAGG cgATTTCAAGATGTGGAAGAGACACATTTAAAACATAtgaaggaatttttaaatatttatgcagaTGTTTTACAATCAAATCATGAACAAGTTGGTCAAGTTCATATAGATTTTAAACGACAATGTTTGGATATGACAGTGGACAAACTTCTAGAACAATTTGTACAAAGCAAATCCACAGGTTTTGAAAAACcag GTACATTCGAATATGAAGAAATCATGACAAGTTTAGGAGAAATGACCAGTCATTCTCAATTGGAAAGCAATATTGAAACATCTAAGGAAACATCAAAAGGAGCAAATGGAGAAACAGGCGTTGCGGGTAACACTCACAGTTCAAAAAACGATCGGGTATTAAAAGGGGAGGGTTGTCAGGTGGATGAGGAAAAGGGGACGgtacaagaaaaagaaaatgaaagactGAATGAAAGGGATAGAGAACTGTCACATGTACAAGCCACCAAGGCTTCCCGCCGTACTACCTCGCTACTCAACCTGTTCATGTCCAACTCCCAGG CAATGAGTGTTGTTTCAGACAAACAGAAGCAAGCAGGGTCTGGTTCGGCACCTGCAACTCCTCAGGGGAACAACCTGCCTCCTGCTGTTCCACCTCCCAGCATCTCCAGGAACCCTCTCAGAGGATCTAAAT TGGTAACGCGTATTATGGTTCCTCCACTCTGCACTCTTTTAGATCAGCAAT GGTTTCTTCGCagcagaagagaaaaaagaaaagaaaagaaggcaaaaaagaagaaggatatTGTGGAAACGAGCAGcaacaaagaagaaaagtcTGATCT gGAGGATAAGGATGACAGTAGAAAATCTGAAACACCAACACCGGAAGTAGACGAAGATGGTTTTTGTATTAGACCTAAAACAGAACCATGGGAGAATGAGAAAGGATTTTATTCCAGTTCAGATACCGATTCCGAAGATGATAGAGAACGAAAAATTCGAGTAGAAATAAAACCACTTAGCAATGGCGGAGCACCTATGAGCGCAAGTGTGGACGAGCTTAGGGCAACGgtggaaaatttatctttatcgcCTGCACCAACg GGACGCAGAGGCTCAAATACCGACTCAGATCATCATATGAAAAGGTCTCAGTCAGTGTCACAGCAATTAGGAGGTAAGCCAAGCTCGGATTTACTTGGCCTAAACTTGTTCAATCCTAGCAGTACACCATCGAGCGCCTCAACGCCGACTGGTAGTCATCCATACGCGCCATTGCAAAGTCCTCCGCCGCTGTCTTTGTCACCGACGCCTCAACCACAGCCGCCACAATCCGCACCACCTACACATCCTCATCCACGATTCCCTG aTGGAGATTTATTTTCGGAAGTAGGAGACATTACTCCGGCCTTACCTCCAAAACAATCCGCTTCTTCTACTCCGACAGGATCTATTATCATTCCTAGACCACCATCCCGAAGAGGAGAAGGTCCTTCGCCAAGAGGTAGAAATTCACCAGCGACTATATCCAGAGCTGATAGCGTAGCTAGTTTAGAGTTTCGTACAGCCGGCGTTGGAGTTGGCTCTTCCAGAGGTCCATCGCCACTCACAATAGGACTTGCAGATACTATTCCTTTAGCAGTCGCCTTCCATGAAATAGTACACTCTTACTTTAGAGGTACTGATGAAACACGATGTCAGGTGAAACTCAGTGGAGATATGATGTTATCATTTCCTGCCGGTATTGTCACTGTGTTGGCGAATAATCCTAATCCTGCAAAACTAACGTTTCGCGTGCGCAACAGTAatagattggaaaaattgttccCTAATAATCAACTCGTTAGCAT gGATGCCACACAGACAACTGTTGACAgtacaatttttgaattcaacATGAGTGCCTTAACTACATTGTTACGCAAACAGGCTGAACAAAATCCTTCGGCTTCATATTTTAATGTCGATATACtcaaatatcaaatcaaaTGCAAGGAAGGCGCGGGTTCATGTCCTTTCCAGTTAGTTGCCTATTGGAAATGTGAAACGACTCATACAGACCTTAAG attgattataaatataatagtcgCGCTATGGCTTCTCCAAGTCCATTATTAAATCTCCATGTGGCTGCACCCATAGATGGaggttttaaatcattaaacagTAAACCTCAAGCACAATGGTTATCAGAAACAAATCGGATATTATGGAAGTTCACAGAATTATCACAGCATAGTGAAGGTAATGGTGTAGGTTCTTTGAAAGCACGAGTGGAGCTAGGACATGGGCCAGGAAATCAAGGAACTATATTTACACAGTTTAATTGCGAAGGGACCACATTATCTGGAGTTGAGTTTGAACTTTTAGGCCCGGGATATAGATTAAGTTTAGTAAAACGTAGATTCGTATCTG GAAAGTATATTTGTGATGGAGATTCTGATTCACGAAGTAGATATGCTGCTCCACCATCGAATGTGGATTGA